A genomic stretch from Candidatus Hydrogenedentota bacterium includes:
- a CDS encoding AarF/ABC1/UbiB kinase family protein, with the protein MLKPGVRETVLADLTLLRWLGALLDRLLPQFQPAAIIEEFRAYTVRELDLTAEADNGETFAAHFHDTPA; encoded by the coding sequence GTGCTCAAACCCGGCGTCCGCGAGACCGTGCTAGCCGATCTCACCTTGCTGCGCTGGCTGGGCGCCCTGCTGGATCGGTTGCTGCCCCAATTCCAGCCGGCCGCCATCATCGAGGAATTCCGCGCCTACACCGTCCGCGAGCTGGATTTGACCGCCGAAGCCGACAACGGCGAAACCTTCGCCGCCCACTTCCACGACACTCCGGC
- a CDS encoding PQQ-binding-like beta-propeller repeat protein yields MSTLTTTAAPARVVAVDKVTGQTVWNTQIDDTQLSMVTNSAVVHDGVAYVGTASNEELVAAFVPKAYWQWRFRGAAVALDVKTGRILWKTHMVPPGYHGGG; encoded by the coding sequence TTGAGCACCTTGACGACCACCGCCGCGCCGGCGCGGGTGGTGGCGGTGGACAAGGTCACCGGCCAGACGGTGTGGAACACGCAGATCGACGACACCCAGTTGTCGATGGTCACCAATTCGGCGGTGGTGCACGATGGCGTGGCCTACGTGGGCACCGCCTCGAACGAGGAACTGGTGGCCGCCTTCGTGCCCAAGGCCTACTGGCAGTGGCGCTTCCGCGGCGCGGCCGTGGCGCTGGACGTGAAGACCGGCCGCATCCTGTGGAAGACCCACATGGTGCCGCCGGGCTACCACGGCGGTGGC